The proteins below are encoded in one region of Pseudonocardia sp. DSM 110487:
- a CDS encoding AAA family ATPase, with amino-acid sequence MRPVLLEIAGFGSFREPTTVDFTGADYFAFVGPTGAGKSTVIDALTFALYGSVPRWDNSRTVALALAPTVNRGTVRLVFDVGGARYVAARELRRAASGGVSVRGARLEKLRDPSGLGGPDEESEPLADGAGPVTKAVEELLGLPFGDFCTCVVLPQGEFAEFLHTEPRKRQEKLVRILGLGVYDVIAREANSEAAAQRQRAEVLGEQLAGYADTTDEAEHEAAARVAELAELAERVDAAVPELAAASAALDVAEAGAGQLRAERERLAALAVPDGLADLDTRHRSAAERRTLAAERAGAAETADTAARERLAAAPARGPLEQARRDHAELATITAELPGARERHEKAAAAYTTAANDAADARAGMEEKRTARDSAAALLAERQDAVRRLVAERDALRALTVPAGLDALQQRRAAADSALADATSVVRAAEATDAAARAALAAAPARGPLEQALRDRRELDRAVAERAAAAARAAEAEQVAQAAVAAVAEAKHRLDHAQERHARALRADLAASLRPALTVGDPCPVCAQAVATLPPPAEATGDLAAAEAAVAEANRAHDEARRDEVTAISVRDRVRGEVERLDTTSTRLRAALAGAYPAEDGGLFPVTTDGPSDPTASLPTAELPAVADLEAALADLTRIVHEADDAAEAVRVARRARDAAAAAVEELRGEVAAAAAGLRAARDPLVPFGAPAPADTDVLAGWTALVDWARAEGAARETALPTARAAVAEAEGQRDTTEKAWRAAERAAAERHRDETAAARAEQEARSAVDAAERRAAQLQAVLRDAPSDHDAAASLERLDALEAAVREADAQLRTARSALRSAERTAADVAREVTAAWDALRAARDPLVPLGAPAVGGDELLVAWSELIGWAHREAEARAARLTGAATAARDARAARDAVERRIADDLDAHHVPAAAPLGGTAPAAVAAALARARSAQERVAERRAAAARIRADRDEAESAQQVAKLLGSLLRSDGFPRWLVASALDALVADASESLAELSGGQFALTHEGGEFLVIDHADADARRPVKTLSGGETFQASLALALALSAQMAGLAAQGAARLESIFLDEGFGTLDEANLDVVASTLENLATRGDRMVGVVTHVPALAERVPVRFVVSRDQRTSSVIRES; translated from the coding sequence ATGCGTCCTGTCCTGCTCGAGATTGCGGGCTTCGGCTCGTTCCGCGAACCCACCACCGTCGACTTCACCGGCGCCGACTACTTCGCCTTCGTCGGCCCCACCGGCGCCGGCAAGTCCACGGTGATCGACGCGCTCACGTTCGCGCTGTACGGGTCGGTGCCGCGGTGGGACAACAGCCGCACGGTGGCGCTCGCCCTCGCGCCCACGGTCAACCGCGGTACCGTCCGCCTCGTCTTCGACGTGGGCGGCGCCCGGTATGTCGCGGCGCGCGAGTTGCGGCGGGCGGCCAGCGGCGGCGTGTCGGTGCGCGGGGCCCGGCTGGAGAAGCTGCGCGATCCGTCCGGCCTCGGCGGCCCCGACGAGGAGAGCGAGCCGCTCGCCGACGGCGCCGGTCCGGTCACGAAGGCCGTCGAGGAGCTGCTCGGGCTGCCGTTCGGCGACTTCTGCACGTGCGTCGTGCTGCCGCAGGGCGAGTTCGCCGAGTTCCTGCACACCGAGCCGCGCAAGCGCCAGGAGAAGCTGGTGCGCATCCTCGGGCTCGGCGTCTACGACGTGATCGCGCGCGAGGCCAACAGCGAGGCCGCGGCGCAGCGTCAGCGTGCCGAGGTGCTCGGCGAGCAGCTCGCGGGCTACGCCGACACCACCGACGAGGCCGAGCATGAGGCCGCGGCGCGGGTCGCCGAGCTCGCGGAGCTGGCCGAACGCGTCGACGCGGCGGTACCGGAGCTCGCGGCGGCGTCGGCGGCCCTCGACGTCGCCGAGGCGGGCGCCGGGCAGCTGCGCGCCGAACGGGAGCGCCTCGCCGCGCTCGCCGTGCCCGACGGCCTCGCCGACCTGGACACCCGCCACCGCAGCGCGGCCGAGCGACGGACGCTCGCCGCAGAGCGGGCGGGCGCCGCCGAGACCGCCGACACGGCCGCCCGCGAGCGGCTCGCCGCCGCCCCCGCCCGCGGGCCGTTGGAGCAGGCGCGCCGCGACCACGCCGAGCTCGCCACGATCACCGCCGAGCTGCCCGGGGCGCGCGAGCGGCACGAGAAGGCCGCCGCGGCCTACACCACCGCCGCGAACGACGCCGCCGACGCCCGTGCGGGCATGGAGGAGAAGCGGACGGCCCGCGACTCCGCCGCCGCACTGCTGGCCGAGCGGCAGGACGCCGTGCGCAGGCTCGTCGCGGAGCGCGACGCCCTCCGCGCGCTCACCGTGCCGGCCGGGCTGGACGCGCTGCAGCAGCGCCGCGCGGCCGCCGACTCCGCGCTGGCCGATGCCACGTCCGTGGTGCGGGCCGCGGAGGCCACCGACGCCGCGGCCCGCGCCGCGCTCGCCGCCGCCCCCGCCCGCGGTCCCCTCGAACAGGCGCTGCGCGACCGGCGCGAGCTCGACCGCGCCGTGGCCGAGCGCGCGGCCGCGGCGGCGCGGGCCGCCGAGGCCGAGCAGGTGGCGCAGGCGGCAGTGGCCGCAGTCGCCGAGGCGAAGCATCGGCTCGACCACGCCCAGGAACGGCACGCGCGCGCCCTTCGCGCCGATCTCGCCGCCTCGTTGCGGCCCGCCCTCACCGTCGGCGACCCGTGTCCGGTGTGCGCGCAGGCGGTGGCCACCCTGCCGCCGCCCGCGGAGGCCACGGGCGACCTGGCTGCCGCGGAAGCCGCGGTCGCCGAAGCCAACCGCGCCCACGACGAGGCGCGCCGGGACGAGGTCACCGCGATCTCCGTGCGGGACCGCGTCCGAGGCGAGGTGGAGCGGCTCGACACCACCTCCACACGGCTGCGCGCCGCACTGGCAGGCGCGTACCCCGCTGAGGACGGTGGGCTCTTCCCGGTGACGACCGACGGGCCGAGCGACCCCACCGCGTCCCTCCCGACCGCCGAGCTACCCGCCGTGGCCGATCTCGAGGCGGCCCTCGCCGACCTCACGCGCATCGTGCACGAGGCCGACGACGCCGCCGAGGCCGTTCGCGTTGCGCGCCGGGCCCGGGACGCGGCAGCCGCCGCGGTCGAGGAGCTGCGCGGCGAGGTCGCCGCCGCCGCGGCGGGCCTGCGCGCCGCGCGCGACCCGCTCGTCCCGTTCGGCGCCCCGGCACCGGCTGACACCGACGTGCTCGCCGGCTGGACCGCGCTCGTCGACTGGGCCCGCGCCGAGGGCGCCGCCCGCGAGACCGCCCTGCCCACCGCTCGCGCTGCCGTCGCGGAGGCCGAGGGGCAACGCGACACCACCGAGAAGGCGTGGCGAGCCGCCGAGCGCGCCGCCGCAGAGCGCCACCGCGACGAGACCGCCGCCGCACGGGCCGAGCAGGAGGCCCGCAGCGCCGTCGACGCCGCGGAACGGCGGGCCGCGCAGCTACAGGCCGTGCTGCGCGACGCCCCGTCCGACCACGATGCCGCGGCGTCACTGGAACGGCTGGACGCGCTCGAGGCCGCCGTCCGCGAGGCCGACGCCCAGCTGCGCACAGCCCGCAGCGCATTGCGTTCCGCGGAACGGACCGCCGCCGACGTCGCCCGCGAGGTCACGGCCGCATGGGACGCGTTGCGCGCGGCCCGCGACCCGCTCGTGCCGCTCGGCGCCCCCGCCGTCGGCGGGGACGAACTGCTCGTCGCATGGAGCGAGCTCATCGGCTGGGCACACCGGGAGGCCGAGGCCCGCGCTGCGCGACTGACCGGCGCGGCGACCGCGGCGCGGGACGCCCGTGCGGCCCGCGACGCCGTCGAGCGCCGGATCGCCGACGACCTGGACGCCCACCACGTGCCCGCCGCCGCCCCGCTGGGTGGCACGGCACCGGCGGCCGTCGCCGCGGCGCTCGCCAGAGCGCGTTCGGCGCAGGAACGGGTGGCGGAGCGGCGGGCCGCCGCGGCGCGGATCCGCGCCGACCGCGACGAGGCCGAGTCGGCCCAGCAGGTCGCGAAGCTCCTCGGCAGCCTGCTGCGCTCCGACGGCTTCCCGCGCTGGCTCGTCGCGTCCGCCCTTGACGCGCTAGTGGCCGATGCGTCGGAGAGCCTCGCCGAGCTGTCGGGCGGCCAGTTCGCGCTCACCCACGAGGGTGGGGAGTTCCTCGTCATCGACCACGCCGACGCCGACGCACGGCGCCCGGTCAAGACCCTCTCGGGCGGCGAGACGTTCCAGGCGAGCCTCGCGCTCGCGCTGGCGCTGTCCGCGCAGATGGCGGGGCTGGCCGCGCAGGGAGCCGCCCGCCTGGAGTCGATCTTCCTGGACGAGGGCTTCGGCACCCTGGACGAGGCCAACCTGGACGTCGTCGCGAGCACCCTGGAGAACCTCGCCACGCGCGGTGACCGGATGGTCGGCGTGGTCACGCACGTTCCCGCGCTCGCCGAGCGCGTGCCGGTGCGGTTCGTGGTGAGCCGCGACCAGCGCACCTCCTCCGTCATCCGGGAATCCTAG
- a CDS encoding bifunctional nuclease family protein, with translation MQEMRVVALGRDPMAVQPVLLLQETGGRRRVLPVWVGVPEATAIELARRRVELPRPQTHQLILDVVRSFKRELQLVRITMLRDSVFHAELVFDGDIRVSARVSDAVAMALHVDARIEAEDAVLDEAAVAEVGMVGPSGEDDVEGETPSEHEELERFRRFLDNASPEDFGSSS, from the coding sequence GTGCAGGAGATGCGAGTGGTCGCGCTCGGCAGGGACCCGATGGCCGTGCAGCCGGTGCTGCTGCTGCAGGAGACCGGTGGCAGGCGACGCGTGCTGCCGGTGTGGGTGGGCGTGCCCGAGGCGACGGCCATCGAGCTCGCCCGCCGCCGCGTCGAGCTGCCGCGCCCGCAGACCCACCAGCTGATCCTCGACGTCGTGCGGTCCTTCAAGCGGGAGCTGCAGCTGGTGCGCATCACGATGCTGCGCGACAGCGTCTTCCACGCCGAGCTCGTGTTCGACGGCGACATCCGCGTGTCGGCGCGGGTGAGCGACGCGGTGGCGATGGCGCTGCACGTCGACGCCCGGATCGAGGCGGAGGACGCCGTGCTCGACGAGGCCGCAGTGGCTGAGGTGGGCATGGTCGGCCCATCCGGGGAAGACGACGTGGAAGGCGAGACCCCCTCGGAGCACGAGGAGCTGGAACGCTTCCGCCGCTTCCTCGACAACGCCTCACCCGAGGACTTCGGCAGCTCCAGCTGA
- a CDS encoding carbohydrate ABC transporter permease — MALTATRPEVRPLPAPTGRSRGYQWSARGFVAPGVLLVAVLLYLPLLWTVFLSFTSYDGLGDPEWVGLDNFGEMFADPGFLGSLGNTLLWVAGTLLIPVGLGLVLALLTWNLPGGAWLQLPFLLPYAVSGVGVATVWSFILSGGGALDQALGGLFWIEAPPRWLVDAPLNTIVMIVAAAWQGVGVNALLFTIGLHSIPKEPLEAARLDGATGLRLFTGIVWPMLRPLTTVVVGLSIVASLKTFDLVQVMTKGGPGRASETLALTMYKETFVNSDYGLGSAIALLLAIVTLLASVLYLRRQLSQKLEV, encoded by the coding sequence ATGGCGCTCACGGCTACGAGGCCCGAGGTCAGGCCCCTTCCCGCGCCGACGGGGCGGAGTCGGGGCTATCAGTGGTCCGCCCGGGGTTTCGTCGCCCCGGGCGTGCTGCTGGTGGCCGTGCTCCTCTACCTGCCGCTGCTCTGGACCGTCTTCCTGAGCTTCACCTCCTACGACGGGCTCGGCGACCCCGAGTGGGTCGGCCTCGACAACTTCGGCGAGATGTTCGCCGACCCCGGGTTCCTCGGGTCGCTCGGGAACACGCTGCTCTGGGTGGCGGGCACACTGCTGATCCCGGTGGGGCTGGGTCTCGTCCTCGCCCTGTTGACGTGGAACCTGCCGGGCGGGGCATGGCTGCAGCTGCCGTTCCTGCTGCCCTACGCGGTGTCCGGGGTCGGGGTCGCCACCGTCTGGTCGTTCATCCTGTCCGGCGGCGGTGCGCTCGACCAGGCGCTCGGAGGGCTCTTCTGGATCGAGGCGCCTCCGCGCTGGCTGGTCGACGCGCCGCTCAACACGATCGTCATGATCGTCGCGGCCGCCTGGCAGGGGGTCGGGGTGAACGCCCTGCTGTTCACGATCGGGCTCCACTCGATCCCGAAGGAGCCCCTCGAGGCCGCCCGGCTCGACGGCGCCACCGGCCTGCGCCTGTTCACCGGCATCGTCTGGCCGATGCTGCGCCCCCTCACCACCGTCGTGGTCGGGCTCTCGATCGTCGCGAGCCTCAAGACCTTCGACCTCGTGCAGGTCATGACGAAGGGCGGGCCCGGCAGGGCGTCCGAGACCCTCGCGCTGACCATGTACAAGGAGACGTTCGTCAACAGCGACTACGGGCTCGGGTCCGCGATCGCCCTGCTGCTCGCAATCGTCACGCTGCTCGCGTCCGTGCTGTACCTGCGCCGGCAGCTGTCGCAGAAGCTCGAGGTCTAG
- a CDS encoding ABC transporter substrate-binding protein → MRRRFAAIAALAVLLTACSGGAQDTGATTGTLKFFTNKAAWEPDFDELNAASQPGAGITLETTGYSDANQYDAFIKQSFRTKESPGLFTWQTGPTLAALVEDGLVAETTDIWTEAVAQGWVSEELRKRYTYDSKQYCVPMNIAYWVMYYNKKIFDEHGISVPATWAELDTVAATLEAAGVTPYYQTSILFAFPWFQQMVMGTDPDLFEGLATGQVSYTDPRIVAVMQEWLQQQEKGWFSDAGSTVDPAVGFKQREYAMMIFGSFYNGSLDGAGLQQGVDYDFFVIPAKNPDLGVTPVATESGPLCVAEGSAQKSMGLAYSKWWMSPDAQTAWSAARGDVPFNPKAQVANPRLAELGQEIVSAGHRQVERYYEATPTPILTVALEQFGAFNANPSDPMPYLEAIQAEADKYWAEQR, encoded by the coding sequence ATGAGAAGACGATTCGCGGCGATCGCGGCCCTCGCCGTCCTGCTCACCGCCTGCTCCGGCGGGGCGCAGGACACCGGCGCCACCACCGGCACCCTGAAGTTCTTCACGAACAAGGCCGCGTGGGAGCCGGACTTCGACGAGCTCAACGCCGCGTCGCAGCCCGGCGCCGGGATCACCCTGGAAACCACCGGCTACTCCGACGCCAACCAGTACGACGCGTTCATCAAGCAGTCGTTCCGCACCAAGGAGAGCCCGGGCCTGTTCACCTGGCAGACCGGGCCGACGCTCGCCGCGCTCGTCGAGGACGGGCTGGTCGCCGAGACCACGGACATCTGGACCGAGGCCGTCGCGCAGGGCTGGGTGAGCGAGGAGCTGCGCAAGCGCTACACCTACGACAGCAAGCAGTACTGCGTGCCGATGAACATCGCCTACTGGGTGATGTACTACAACAAGAAGATCTTCGACGAGCACGGGATCTCCGTGCCGGCGACGTGGGCCGAGCTCGACACCGTGGCGGCCACCCTCGAGGCCGCTGGCGTCACGCCGTACTACCAGACGAGCATCCTGTTCGCGTTCCCGTGGTTCCAGCAGATGGTCATGGGCACCGACCCCGACCTCTTCGAGGGCCTCGCCACCGGCCAGGTCTCCTACACCGACCCGCGGATCGTCGCGGTCATGCAGGAGTGGCTGCAGCAGCAGGAGAAGGGTTGGTTCAGCGACGCCGGCAGCACCGTCGACCCGGCCGTCGGATTCAAGCAGCGCGAGTACGCGATGATGATCTTCGGGAGCTTCTACAACGGCTCCCTCGACGGCGCGGGCCTGCAGCAGGGCGTCGACTACGACTTCTTCGTGATCCCCGCGAAGAACCCCGACCTCGGCGTGACCCCGGTGGCCACCGAGTCCGGCCCGCTCTGCGTCGCGGAGGGATCGGCGCAGAAGTCGATGGGGCTCGCCTACTCGAAGTGGTGGATGTCGCCGGACGCCCAGACGGCGTGGTCGGCCGCGCGCGGCGACGTCCCGTTCAACCCGAAGGCACAGGTCGCCAACCCGCGCCTCGCGGAGCTGGGGCAGGAGATCGTGAGCGCAGGCCACCGCCAGGTCGAGCGCTACTACGAGGCCACCCCCACCCCGATCCTCACCGTGGCCCTCGAGCAGTTCGGCGCGTTCAACGCCAACCCGTCCGACCCGATGCCGTACCTGGAGGCGATCCAGGCGGAGGCGGACAAGTACTGGGCCGAGCAGCGCTGA
- a CDS encoding carbohydrate ABC transporter permease: MRTLRTAVVAVAGIVWLLPVYVLAVNGSKAPTDYDTREAWLPDGFALVPNVLAALRLTGLADSLVSTVIYSLVAPALAVLVGAAAGFAIVALRLRHGFAWFVVIFGGTVFPLQMILLPLFDGFSRTGLYDSRAGMLLVYTVISVPFSAFVMRNFFSGVAHSVFEAAVLDGATTWRIFTRIYLPMATSALAAVFILQATFIWNDLLLGLTLTQTDEVRPIVTTLAAMQNTYGGAQPSVILAAALVVSLPTVVLFLCTQRFFARGLALGQY, from the coding sequence GTGAGAACCCTCCGGACCGCCGTCGTCGCCGTCGCGGGCATCGTCTGGCTGCTGCCCGTGTACGTGCTGGCCGTGAACGGCAGCAAGGCGCCCACCGACTACGACACGCGCGAGGCGTGGCTGCCGGACGGCTTCGCCCTCGTGCCGAACGTACTGGCTGCGCTGCGCCTGACCGGTCTCGCCGACAGCCTGGTGAGCACCGTGATCTACAGCCTGGTGGCACCCGCGCTCGCCGTGCTCGTGGGCGCGGCGGCGGGATTCGCGATCGTCGCGCTACGGCTGCGCCACGGGTTCGCGTGGTTCGTGGTGATCTTCGGCGGCACGGTGTTCCCGCTGCAGATGATCCTCTTGCCGCTCTTCGACGGCTTCTCCCGCACGGGGCTGTACGACTCGCGGGCCGGCATGTTGCTCGTCTACACGGTGATCTCGGTGCCGTTCTCGGCGTTCGTGATGCGCAACTTCTTCTCCGGCGTGGCGCACAGCGTGTTCGAGGCCGCGGTGCTCGACGGCGCCACGACGTGGCGGATCTTCACGCGGATCTACCTGCCGATGGCCACCAGCGCGCTCGCGGCCGTGTTCATCCTCCAGGCGACGTTCATCTGGAACGACCTGCTGCTCGGGCTCACCCTCACCCAGACCGACGAGGTGCGCCCCATCGTCACCACCCTGGCCGCGATGCAGAACACCTACGGCGGCGCCCAGCCGTCGGTCATCCTCGCGGCCGCGCTGGTCGTGTCGCTCCCCACCGTCGTGCTGTTCCTGTGCACCCAGCGCTTCTTCGCGCGCGGGCTCGCACTCGGCCAGTACTAG
- a CDS encoding class I mannose-6-phosphate isomerase, with translation MPEPTYDRQPTVPLPAGAVVRHGAAAWHAVAALAARRAGERAPVVVVDAYPGTDLAWLRAEIAAALPGHEIVDVEEAAALPIEDIDRRFADNLTDDRVFGVLSHATIDALYSPDALAALSGRVRAAVAPTVLVGWGAALAAPEPDALVVVDMARWELQQRQRAGAPNWRCANHDEDPLRKYKRGFFVEWRIADRHKRRLLGVVDFLLDGNAGGMVEGADLRAALDAATRAPLRVVPFFDPGVWGGQWMKRKLGLDPSAPNYAWCFDCVPEENSLLLEGEGGIVEIPALDLVLMQPTALLGALTEARFGPEFPIRFDFLDTMEGGNLSLQVHPLTGYIQDTFGMHYTQDESYYLLDAGDDAVVYLGLKDGTDPDEMLKALETAAAGGPAFDAERFVNAFPARKHDHFSIPAGTVHCSGANSMVLEISATPYIFTFKLWDWGRVGLDGVPRPVHLEHGSRNIQWDRDTAWVRENLLCGPELISEADGVREERTGLHELEFIEVRRLWFTEEARHHTRGTVNVLNLVEGDEVEVVSPTGSFAPFPVHYAETFIVPAAVGEYVIRRSPASASERFATVKASVRGTEQRGTEQGSSR, from the coding sequence ATGCCTGAGCCCACGTACGACCGGCAGCCGACGGTGCCGCTGCCTGCGGGCGCGGTCGTCCGCCACGGCGCCGCGGCATGGCACGCCGTCGCCGCGCTGGCCGCGCGGCGCGCGGGCGAGCGGGCACCGGTCGTCGTGGTCGACGCCTACCCGGGCACCGACCTCGCCTGGCTGCGCGCCGAGATCGCGGCGGCCCTGCCCGGCCACGAGATCGTCGACGTCGAGGAGGCCGCCGCGCTCCCGATCGAGGACATCGACCGCCGGTTCGCCGACAACCTCACCGACGACCGGGTCTTCGGCGTGCTCAGCCACGCCACGATCGACGCGCTCTACTCCCCCGACGCGCTCGCCGCGCTGTCGGGCCGGGTGCGCGCCGCGGTCGCGCCGACCGTCCTCGTCGGCTGGGGCGCCGCACTCGCCGCTCCGGAGCCGGACGCCCTCGTCGTGGTGGACATGGCCAGGTGGGAGCTGCAGCAGCGCCAGCGCGCCGGAGCGCCGAACTGGCGCTGCGCCAACCATGACGAGGACCCGCTGCGGAAGTACAAGCGCGGGTTCTTCGTCGAGTGGCGGATCGCCGACCGGCACAAGCGGCGCCTCCTCGGCGTCGTCGATTTCCTGCTGGACGGGAACGCGGGCGGGATGGTCGAGGGCGCCGACCTCCGCGCCGCGCTCGACGCGGCGACGCGGGCGCCGCTGCGGGTCGTCCCGTTCTTCGACCCCGGCGTATGGGGCGGCCAGTGGATGAAGCGGAAGCTGGGCCTCGACCCGTCGGCGCCCAACTACGCATGGTGCTTCGACTGCGTGCCGGAGGAGAACTCGCTGCTGCTCGAAGGCGAGGGAGGCATCGTCGAGATCCCGGCGCTCGACCTCGTGCTGATGCAGCCGACGGCCCTGCTCGGCGCGCTCACCGAGGCGCGGTTCGGCCCGGAGTTCCCGATCCGGTTCGACTTCCTCGACACGATGGAGGGCGGGAACCTCTCGCTGCAGGTGCACCCGCTCACCGGGTACATCCAGGACACCTTCGGCATGCACTACACGCAGGACGAGAGCTACTACCTGCTGGACGCAGGCGACGACGCGGTGGTCTACCTGGGTCTGAAGGACGGCACGGACCCGGACGAGATGCTCAAGGCCCTCGAGACGGCGGCCGCGGGCGGACCGGCGTTCGACGCCGAGCGGTTCGTCAACGCGTTCCCTGCCCGCAAGCACGACCACTTCTCGATCCCCGCGGGCACCGTGCACTGCTCGGGCGCCAACTCGATGGTCCTGGAGATCTCGGCCACCCCGTACATCTTTACCTTCAAGCTGTGGGACTGGGGCCGCGTCGGCCTCGACGGCGTCCCCCGCCCGGTCCACCTGGAGCACGGGTCCCGCAACATCCAGTGGGACCGCGACACCGCGTGGGTGCGGGAGAACCTGCTGTGCGGGCCCGAGCTGATCTCCGAGGCCGACGGCGTGCGCGAGGAGCGCACCGGGCTGCACGAGCTGGAGTTCATCGAGGTACGCAGGCTTTGGTTCACCGAAGAGGCCCGCCACCACACCCGCGGCACCGTGAACGTCCTCAACCTCGTGGAGGGCGACGAGGTCGAGGTCGTGAGCCCGACCGGCTCCTTCGCGCCCTTCCCCGTGCACTACGCCGAGACGTTCATCGTCCCGGCCGCCGTCGGCGAGTACGTGATCCGCCGCTCGCCGGCGTCGGCGAGCGAGCGCTTCGCCACCGTCAAGGCCTCCGTCCGAGGGACAGAACAACGGGGCACTGAACAAGGGAGTTCACGATGA
- a CDS encoding exonuclease SbcCD subunit D, which produces MRLLHTSDWHVGKTLKGRSRLDEQEQVLREIVGIAREHEVDAVLVAGDLYDTAAPSAQAQHLVVRTLMGLARDGVKVVAIAGNHDHPAAIDAYRPLAGAAGITLVGTVRTAARGGVVEFTAKSTGERATLAVLPFLSHRYAVRAAELVANTPAENTNEYDQHLRDILGALTAGFRDDSVNLVMAHLTVLNGVFGGGERAAQSIFEYAVPATIFPIESHYVALGHLHRRQRIDAPCPVHYCGAPLAIDFGEQDNTSVVCLVEASPGTPAQVTDIPITSGRRLRTLRGTVSELAALAEKVGDDFLRVWVREPARAGLREEVVALLPNALEVRIDPEFAAPVAASRPAAGPERTPSELFREYLGTRNVADPRVEQLFARLHDRVTGAS; this is translated from the coding sequence ATGCGACTGCTGCACACGTCCGACTGGCACGTCGGCAAGACGCTCAAGGGTCGCTCCCGGCTCGACGAGCAGGAGCAGGTGCTCCGCGAGATCGTCGGCATCGCGCGGGAGCACGAGGTCGACGCGGTGCTCGTGGCCGGCGACCTCTACGACACCGCGGCGCCGTCGGCGCAGGCCCAGCACCTCGTGGTCCGCACCTTGATGGGCCTGGCGCGCGACGGGGTCAAGGTCGTCGCGATCGCCGGCAACCACGACCACCCCGCCGCCATCGACGCGTACCGGCCTCTCGCGGGCGCGGCCGGCATCACACTGGTCGGCACCGTGCGCACGGCCGCCCGCGGTGGCGTCGTGGAGTTCACCGCGAAGTCGACGGGGGAGCGGGCCACCCTCGCCGTGCTGCCGTTCCTGTCCCACCGCTACGCGGTGCGCGCCGCCGAGCTGGTGGCCAACACGCCCGCGGAGAACACCAACGAGTACGACCAACACCTGCGCGACATCCTCGGCGCGCTCACCGCAGGCTTCCGCGACGACTCCGTCAACCTCGTGATGGCCCACCTCACCGTGCTGAACGGCGTGTTCGGCGGCGGCGAGCGGGCCGCCCAGTCGATCTTCGAGTACGCGGTGCCCGCCACGATCTTCCCGATCGAGTCGCACTACGTCGCCCTCGGGCACCTGCACCGCCGCCAGCGCATCGACGCCCCGTGCCCGGTGCACTACTGCGGCGCGCCGCTGGCCATCGACTTCGGCGAGCAGGACAACACCTCCGTCGTCTGCCTCGTCGAGGCGTCGCCGGGCACGCCCGCGCAGGTCACCGACATCCCCATCACGTCGGGGCGCAGGCTGCGCACGCTGCGCGGCACAGTCTCGGAGCTGGCGGCGCTCGCGGAGAAGGTGGGCGACGACTTCCTCCGCGTCTGGGTGCGCGAGCCCGCCCGCGCAGGGCTGCGCGAGGAGGTGGTCGCGTTGCTACCCAACGCCCTCGAGGTGCGGATCGACCCCGAGTTCGCCGCGCCCGTCGCCGCGTCCCGCCCCGCCGCGGGGCCCGAGCGCACGCCGTCGGAGCTGTTCCGCGAGTACCTCGGCACCCGCAACGTCGCCGACCCGCGGGTCGAGCAGCTGTTCGCCCGGCTGCACGACCGCGTGACGGGAGCGAGCTGA
- a CDS encoding DUF4118 domain-containing protein — MADHRSAVAGDRLSWVFAGTLLVAAVTGAVALLAPHLHGALGMPVLYLLAILPIAYRWGSAAGMVVAAASTMIFGLVIVSPRLGFVVDGGYAVSLGAFLLTACVAAYMASCPPWEAGRLLEEQAAVRRISRQVAQGASVEAVFASVADEATRLLQADVTLLARVHDGTGTFVAIGGWAGGPVGADFAVGQQWGTSAIRIDDVPIAAVGIPLRSSVWSPVTVAGRHWGGIVVGLLNGLLPADTEQRLGSFAELAGPAIASAQSHAELAALAERYRALDAKVDRDGGPERSIGPGLAQ; from the coding sequence ATGGCAGATCATCGATCTGCGGTGGCGGGCGATCGGTTGAGCTGGGTGTTCGCCGGCACGCTGCTGGTCGCGGCCGTCACCGGGGCGGTCGCGCTGCTCGCGCCGCATCTCCACGGGGCGCTGGGCATGCCCGTGCTGTACCTCCTCGCGATCCTGCCGATCGCCTACAGGTGGGGATCCGCGGCAGGCATGGTGGTGGCAGCGGCGAGCACCATGATCTTCGGGCTCGTCATCGTCTCCCCGAGGCTGGGGTTCGTCGTCGACGGCGGGTACGCCGTCTCGCTGGGTGCCTTCCTGCTCACCGCGTGCGTGGCGGCGTACATGGCATCGTGCCCGCCGTGGGAGGCCGGCCGGCTGCTCGAGGAGCAGGCCGCGGTGCGGCGGATCTCCAGGCAGGTCGCGCAGGGCGCGTCTGTGGAGGCCGTGTTCGCGTCCGTCGCCGACGAGGCCACCCGCCTGCTCCAGGCCGACGTGACGCTCCTCGCTCGCGTGCACGACGGGACCGGCACGTTCGTGGCGATCGGCGGCTGGGCGGGTGGTCCGGTCGGTGCGGACTTCGCGGTCGGCCAGCAGTGGGGCACCAGCGCGATCCGGATCGACGACGTGCCGATCGCGGCCGTCGGCATCCCGCTGCGCAGCAGCGTATGGAGCCCGGTCACCGTGGCGGGACGGCACTGGGGCGGGATCGTCGTCGGCCTGCTGAACGGCCTGTTGCCCGCCGACACCGAACAGCGGCTCGGCAGCTTCGCCGAGCTCGCGGGCCCCGCGATCGCGAGCGCGCAGAGCCACGCCGAGCTCGCCGCGCTGGCCGAGCGGTACCGCGCGCTCGACGCGAAGGTCGATCGCGACGGCGGCCCGGAACGATCTATCGGCCCGGGGCTCGCGCAGTGA